In Raphanus sativus cultivar WK10039 chromosome 5, ASM80110v3, whole genome shotgun sequence, the following proteins share a genomic window:
- the LOC108863516 gene encoding putative disease resistance RPP13-like protein 1 → MTGAELVLSAFLQALFQTLMSGPYKSFFKRRELNECVLERLNTALLTISAVLIDAEEKQITNPAVEKWVNELRDVVYHAEDALDDIATEVLRLNIGVESSSNRLRQLRVRTLRDFLDGSSDHLETRLEKVMIRLERLASQRNILGLKEITAMTPKPRLPTTSLVDESEVFGRDDDKNEIMRFLFPENGDDSRTSTVVAIVGIGGVGKTTLSQLVYNDQRVQSHFVTRVWAHVSEEFDVFKITKKVYESVTSRPCEFTDLDVLQVKLKERLIGPFLLVLDDLWNENFADWDLLRQPFTSAAKGSRIIVTTRSQSVASIMCSVNVHNLQRLSDGDCWSLFMRTVFPNKDPCLDQEIGDLAERIVYKCQGLPLAAKTLGGVLRFEGNVVEWERVLSSRIWDLPADKSNLLPVLRVSYYYLPAHLKRCFAYCSIFPKGHAFEKEKVVLLWMAEGFLQQTRSSKNLEELGDEYFSELESRSLFQKTKTRYMMHDFINELSQFASGEFSSKFENGCKLQVSEKTRYLSYLRDNYSEPMRFEALREVKFLRTFLPLSLTNSSRSCCLDTMVSEKLLPTFTRLRVLSLSHYKIARLPPDFFRNLSHARFLDLSRTELDKLPKSLCYMYNLQTLLLGYCSSLKDLPTDIYNLINLRYLDLIGTKLKHMPKRFGRLKSIQTLTTFFVSASDGARICELGELNELHGKLRIVELQRVVDVADAAGANLDSKKHLKEIDFVWRTGSTSSESYTNPHRTQNEAEVFEKLRPHRRIEKLAIERYNGRKFPDWLSDSSFSRVVCIRLRECRNCSSLPSLGQLPGLKELYISGMVGLRSIGSGFYLSPSLRDQNQQPFKSLETLRFDNLPDLEDWSDIRVTKGDLFPSLKKLSILRCPELTGNLPTSLPSLISLHIHKCGVLDFQPDHHEYSYGNLQTLSIKSSCDSLVTFPLGHFASLHTLEFDNCISLQSFQLSKEHSYGSNALRNLRINDCQNLQRLPELNLQVTISNCRYLRQPLEPQPQYHQFHLPRLDILGSQRSHGSHRSYDSSSPSRYD, encoded by the coding sequence ATGACAGGAGCAGAGTTGGTTCTCTCGGCTTTTCTACAAGCTCTCTTTCAGACGTTGATGTCTGGTCCTTACAAGTCCTTCTTCAAGAGACGAGAACTGAATGAGTGTGTACTAGAGAGGCTCAACACTGCGTTGTTGACAATTAGCGCGGTCCTGATTGATGCCGAGGAGAAACAGATTACAAACCCGGCGGTGGAAAAATGGGTCAACGAGCTGAGAGATGTTGTTTACCATGCTGAGGATGCTCTTGATGATATTGCTACGGAAGTTCTGCGTCTCAACATAGGAGTTGAATCTTCTTCTAATAGGCTAAGACAGCTTCGTGTCAGAACCCTGAGAGATTTTTTGGATGGGAGCAGTGATCATTTGGAGACTAGGCTCGAGAAGGTCATGATAAGGCTCGAGCGTTTAGCCTCGCAAAGAAATATCTTGGGTTTGAAAGAGATAACTGCGATGACGCCCAAACCGAGGTTGCCAACTACATCTCTTGTGGATGAATCTGAAGTGTTTGGTAGAGATGATGATAAAAACGAAATCATGAGATTCTTGTTTCCTGAGAACGGGGACGATAGCAGGACATCAACCGTTGTAGCTATTGTTGGAATTGGTGGGGTTGGCAAAACCACACTTTCACAACTCGTATACAATGATCAGCGTGTTCAGAGTCATTTTGTAACCAGGGTCTGGGCTCATGTCTCAGAGGAGTTTGACGTTTTCAAGATCACAAAAAAGGTTTATGAGTCTGTTACTTCCCGGCCTTGCGAATTCACTGACCTGGATGTACTTCAAGTCAAGTTGAAAGAAAGGTTAATAGGACCGTTTCTGCTTGTTCTAGATGATCTGTGGAATGAAAATTTTGCGGATTGGGATCTTCTACGCCAACCCTTCACATCTGCTGCTAAAGGGAGCCGGATTATTGTGACAACACGAAGCCAAAGCGTAGCATCCATTATGTGTTCTGTCAATGTACACAACCTTCAGCGATTATCTGATGGAGATTGCTGGTCGTTGTTTATGAGAACTGTTTTTCCAAATAAAGATCCGTGCTTAGATCAAGAAATTGGAGATCTTGCGGAAAGGATAGTGTACAAGTGCCAGGGCCTGCCATTGGCTGCGAAAACACTTGGTGGTGTGTTACGGTTTGAAGGCAATGTCGTGGAATGGGAGAGAGTTCTAAGCAGCAGGATTTGGGATCTTCCAGCTGATAAGAGCAATCTACTTCCAGTTTTACGGGTAAGCTACTACTATCTTCCAGCTCACTTGAAACGGTGTTTTGCCTATTGCTCTATATTTCCCAAAGGGCATGCGTTTGAGAAGGAAAAGGTAGTTCTTCTGTGGATGGCAGAAGGCTTCTTGCAGCAGACGAGAAGCAGTAAGAATCTAGAAGAGCTTGGGGATGAGTACTTTTCAGAACTGGAATCAAGGTCGCTTTTCCAAAAGACCAAGACGAGATATATGATGCATGACTTCATCAATGAGCTTTCTCAGTTTGCTTCAGGAGAGTTCAGCTCCAAGTTTGAAAACGGCTGCAAACTTCAAGTTTCAGAAAAGACTAGGTATCTATCCTACCTACGAGATAATTATAGTGAACCTATGAGGTTTGAAGCTCTTCGCGAGGTCAAGTTTCTCAGAACTTTTCTACCACTCAGCCTCACAAATTCTTCGAGGTCATGCTGCTTAGATACAATGGTCAGCGAGAAGCTGCTTCCAACGTTTACCCGCTTGCGTGTTTTGTCTTTGTCACATTACAAGATCGCAAGGCTGCCTCCAGACTTTTTCAGGAACTTAAGCCATGCCCGGTTCTTGGATCTCTCTCGCACTGAACTCGATAAGCTTCCTAAATCCCTATGTTATATGTATAACCTCCAGACACTTCTTTTGGGCTACTGTTCCAGTCTGAAGGACCTACCTACAGACATCTACAACCTCATCAATCTACGTTATCTTGATCTGATTGGTACGAAGCTAAAACACATGCCGAAAAGATTTGGTAGATTGAAGAGCATCCAGACTCTTACAACTTTCTTCGTGAGCGCTAGCGATGGCGCAAGGATTTGTGAACTTGGAGAACTCAATGAACTTCATGGAAAACTAAGAATAGTCGAGCTACAACGAGTTGTGGATGTTGCTGATGCTGCAGGAGCAAATTTAGACAGCAAGAAACATCTGAAGGAGATAGATTTTGTCTGGAGAACTGGATCTACTAGCTCAGAGAGCTACACAAATCCTCACCGGACGCAGAACGAAGCTGAGGTCTTCGAGAAGTTACGCCCACACCGTCGTATCGAGAAGCTCGCCATTGAGAGATACAACGGAAGAAAGTTTCCAGATTGGCTAAGTGATTCCTCGTTCTCAAGAGTTGTGTGCATACGCCTCAGGGAATGTCGAAACTGTTCCTCCTTGCCATCTCTTGGTCAACTACCAGGTCTCAAAGAACTTTACATTTCAGGAATGGTCGGCCTTAGAAGCATAGGTTCCGGGTTCTACTTAAGTCCATCACTGCGCGATCAAAACCAACAGCCGTTTAAGTCCCTTGAAACGCTGCGGTTTGATAACCTGCCAGATTTGGAAGACTGGTCAGACATAAGGGTCACGAAGGGAGACTTATTCCCTTCTCTCAAGAAACTTTCCATACTAAGATGTCCAGAGCTAACCGGGAATCTACCAACCTCTCTTCCTTCTCTGATATCTCTTCACATCCATAAATGCGGAGTCTTAGATTTCCAGCCAGACCACCACGAGTACAGCTACGGGAACCTTCAAACGCTAAGCATTAAAAGCAGCTGTGACTCTCTCGTTACATTTCCTTTAGGCCATTTCGCCAGCCTCCACACGCTTGAGTTTGATAACTGCATATCTCTGCAGTCTTTTCAGCTCTCGAAGGAGCATTCGTATGGTTCCAACGCTCTAAGAAACCTGAGAATCAATGACTGTCAGAATCTGCAGCGTCTTCCAGAGCTAAACTTACAGGTCACGATCTCAAACTGCAGGTATCTCAGACAGCCATTGGAACCACAGCCTCAATATCATCAGTTTCATCTTCCAAGACTAGATATTTTAGGTTCACAGAGGTCTCATGGTTCACACAGGTCATATGATTCGTCTTCACCTTCAAGATATGATTAA